A stretch of the Paenibacillus dendritiformis genome encodes the following:
- the ylbJ gene encoding sporulation integral membrane protein YlbJ produces MNRRTSRILLMLLIAGGLSAFAALMAIYPSAALRSAVRGLSIWWDVLFPSLLPFFIISEALLGFGIVHFIGTLLDPVMRPLFRVPGIGGFVVAMGYASGYPVGAKLTTRLRADRLITREEGERLVAFTSTSDPIFLIGAVSVGFFGNAGLALILAVAHYGAGFLIGILMRYHASASPMTPSPSAIRGLQGPLFRRAFRSMHQARLQDGRSLGTLLRDAVGSSLRLMTVVGGLVVFFSVLMEMLDCIGAMNIIDRLLQSTLAWFHLAPSLAPAFSGGLFEVTLGARGAGAADTAGLRSQVVAAAWILSWAGLSVHAQIASIMNECDMRYLPFLAARALHSLLAAAAAYFLFPLLSPYAAEAAIWIPAQVWTEACTPWETAWHSLRAGLWTLLTVSGLLFAASLLCMAWKRIRR; encoded by the coding sequence ATGAACCGCAGGACAAGCCGCATCCTTCTCATGCTCCTCATCGCGGGAGGATTGAGCGCTTTTGCGGCCCTGATGGCCATTTATCCGTCTGCCGCCCTCCGTTCGGCGGTTCGCGGGCTATCGATATGGTGGGATGTCCTGTTTCCTTCCCTGCTCCCTTTTTTCATCATCTCTGAAGCGCTGCTCGGCTTCGGCATCGTGCATTTTATCGGTACGCTGCTCGATCCGGTCATGCGGCCGCTGTTCCGCGTGCCGGGCATCGGCGGCTTCGTCGTCGCCATGGGCTATGCGTCCGGCTATCCTGTCGGAGCGAAGCTGACAACGAGATTGCGGGCCGATCGGCTCATCACCCGCGAGGAGGGAGAGCGGCTCGTCGCCTTCACCTCCACCTCCGACCCGATATTTCTGATCGGCGCCGTATCCGTCGGCTTTTTCGGCAATGCCGGCCTCGCCCTCATCCTCGCGGTCGCCCATTATGGCGCCGGGTTCCTCATCGGCATCCTGATGCGCTATCATGCATCGGCATCGCCGATGACCCCTTCGCCAAGCGCCATTCGCGGGCTCCAGGGCCCCTTGTTCCGGCGCGCGTTCCGGTCGATGCATCAGGCGAGGCTGCAGGACGGACGCTCCCTCGGAACGCTGCTGCGGGATGCGGTCGGCTCCTCGCTTCGTCTCATGACCGTGGTCGGCGGGCTCGTCGTCTTTTTCTCCGTGTTAATGGAAATGCTCGACTGCATCGGCGCCATGAATATCATTGACCGCCTGCTGCAGTCCACTCTGGCTTGGTTTCATTTGGCGCCTTCGCTTGCGCCGGCTTTCTCCGGAGGCTTGTTCGAGGTCACCCTCGGCGCCAGAGGAGCCGGGGCAGCCGATACGGCCGGACTTCGCTCGCAAGTGGTTGCGGCAGCCTGGATCCTGTCCTGGGCAGGACTATCCGTTCACGCCCAGATCGCGAGCATCATGAACGAATGCGATATGCGGTACCTGCCTTTTCTGGCAGCTCGGGCGCTCCACAGTCTGTTGGCTGCGGCGGCGGCCTACTTCCTCTTCCCGCTGCTGTCGCCTTACGCCGCGGAAGCGGCCATCTGGATCCCCGCGCAGGTGTGGACCGAAGCCTGCACCCCTTGGGAGACCGCTTGGCATTCTTTGCGCGCCGGCTTATGGACGCTGCTGACGGTAAGCGGCCTGTTGTTCGCCGCCTCCCTCTTATGCATGGCCTGGAAGCGGATTCGGAGATAG
- a CDS encoding NAD kinase yields the protein MKYAVLNRGDELSVSLTETFHRLAEARGLARDDEEPEIVLSIGGDGTMLQAFHRYINRIDHTAFVGIHTGHLGFYADWKPDEIELLVHMMAENRSKDQINPRIVRYPLIELELDREDAGKKTYIALNEFTLKCTDTTLVAQIDINDELFEMFRGDGICVSTPSGSTAYNKSLGGAMVHPSIPSIQLAEIASINNRVYRTLGSSLILPKHHHFDIRPRQGQNLLLTIDHINIRLSHLRSIRCRVADQRVTFVRYRPFPFWKRVREAFLGYDENGCYPVN from the coding sequence TTGAAATATGCAGTATTGAACCGGGGAGACGAATTGTCCGTCTCTTTGACGGAGACGTTTCATCGTTTGGCTGAGGCGCGTGGACTGGCACGGGATGACGAAGAACCGGAGATCGTTCTGTCCATCGGCGGGGACGGCACGATGCTGCAAGCCTTTCACCGCTATATCAACCGGATCGACCATACCGCCTTCGTCGGGATTCATACAGGGCATCTTGGCTTTTATGCCGACTGGAAGCCGGATGAGATCGAACTGCTCGTCCACATGATGGCGGAGAACCGTTCCAAGGACCAGATCAACCCCCGGATCGTCCGCTACCCGCTCATTGAGCTTGAGCTTGACAGAGAGGATGCGGGGAAGAAGACCTATATTGCCTTGAATGAATTTACGCTCAAATGCACGGACACTACATTAGTAGCCCAGATTGACATCAATGATGAATTATTCGAAATGTTCCGCGGAGACGGAATCTGCGTATCGACGCCATCGGGGAGCACCGCCTACAACAAGAGTCTCGGCGGGGCTATGGTTCATCCTTCCATCCCGTCCATCCAACTGGCGGAGATCGCATCGATTAACAACCGGGTATACCGGACACTCGGCTCATCCTTGATTCTGCCGAAGCATCACCATTTCGATATCCGGCCCCGGCAAGGGCAGAACCTGCTGCTGACTATCGATCATATTAATATCCGCCTGTCTCATCTGCGCTCGATTCGCTGCCGGGTGGCGGATCAGCGGGTCACCTTCGTCCGCTATCGGCCGTTCCCCTTCTGGAAGCGCGTCCGTGAAGCCTTCCTCGGATACGATGAGAACGGCTGCTACCCAGTGAATTAG
- a CDS encoding YutD family protein: MFHISGQTYEVIQEHKNAWNPEAFRDRYSEVLERYDYIVGDWGYNQLRLKGFFRDNHPKSTKDTTSSGIVDYINEYCNFGCAYFIVEKLSSKDPRHRQSQDNGDEEETQGAAPDNREDAAAKQGISLQPRVPTPESDAEPQAKPAMQERKPRPRHRHKNRGHHSNDSKRSDMAKVSAKEARPPKDNRS, translated from the coding sequence ATGTTCCATATTAGCGGCCAGACATATGAAGTGATTCAGGAGCATAAGAACGCGTGGAATCCGGAGGCATTCCGCGACCGGTACAGCGAAGTGCTGGAACGGTATGATTATATCGTAGGCGACTGGGGATACAATCAGCTGCGGCTGAAAGGCTTCTTCCGGGATAACCATCCGAAGTCGACGAAGGACACGACTTCCTCCGGCATTGTTGATTATATTAACGAATACTGCAATTTCGGATGCGCTTATTTCATCGTGGAGAAGTTGAGCAGCAAAGATCCGCGCCACCGCCAATCCCAGGATAACGGGGATGAGGAGGAGACGCAGGGGGCCGCACCGGACAATAGGGAGGATGCCGCGGCGAAGCAAGGCATCTCGCTTCAGCCGAGAGTCCCGACCCCGGAATCCGATGCCGAGCCTCAGGCGAAGCCGGCGATGCAGGAGCGCAAGCCGCGTCCGCGCCATCGCCACAAGAACCGGGGCCATCATTCCAATGATTCCAAGCGATCGGATATGGCAAAGGTATCTGCGAAGGAGGCGCGGCCTCCGAAGGATAACCGTTCCTGA